The following are encoded together in the Mammaliicoccus vitulinus genome:
- a CDS encoding IS3 family transposase (programmed frameshift), with amino-acid sequence MKRVAYSVETKYKVVEMKLKGYSTREIMDALNIKNESQVKVWWKWYRNGETHRFNQQVGKQYSYGKGNEELSTVETLKIELKRKEVENEIFKKVQGIGKEVVPEVVVELVNELKSKYTVKVILETLDIPKSNYYRWKNKDFSISEDEREIIELCKKHRFTYGYRKITALLNRKNNKPINHKKVQRIMQKHNLNCKVRMKKSKRPGNAYYKTHNLLNRNFKAEKPLEVLLTDITYLPFGNTMLYLSSIMDAYNGEIVAYKIGNKQNQELVNETLKQLQLEPGTILHSDQGSVYTSYEYYALCTEKGITRSMSRKGTPADNAPMECFHASLKCETFYLNSELRSSNTIVIDIVENYIENYNKVRIQQKLGYLSPIEYRKLAA; translated from the exons ATGAAAAGAGTGGCATATTCAGTTGAAACAAAATATAAAGTAGTAGAAATGAAACTTAAAGGATATAGTACAAGAGAAATAATGGATGCTTTAAATATTAAAAATGAATCTCAAGTTAAAGTGTGGTGGAAATGGTATAGAAATGGGGAAACACATAGATTCAATCAACAAGTAGGTAAACAATATTCCTACGGAAAAGGAAATGAAGAATTGAGTACTGTTGAGACGCTAAAAATTGAATTAAAGCGCAAAGAAGTAGAAAATGAAATTT TTAAAAAAGTACAAGGAATTGGAAAGGAAGTGGTCCCAGAGGTAGTTGTTGAATTAGTAAATGAATTGAAATCTAAATATACAGTGAAAGTCATTTTAGAAACTTTAGATATTCCAAAATCAAATTATTACAGATGGAAAAACAAAGATTTCAGTATATCTGAGGATGAACGAGAAATTATAGAACTATGTAAGAAACATCGTTTTACATATGGTTATAGAAAAATAACTGCCTTGTTAAATAGAAAAAATAATAAACCAATTAATCACAAAAAAGTACAAAGGATTATGCAAAAACATAATTTAAATTGTAAAGTACGAATGAAAAAATCGAAAAGACCAGGGAATGCATATTATAAAACACATAATCTATTAAATAGAAACTTCAAAGCAGAGAAACCTTTAGAAGTACTTTTAACAGATATCACTTATTTACCCTTCGGGAATACAATGTTGTATCTTTCATCTATCATGGATGCTTACAATGGTGAAATTGTGGCATATAAAATCGGTAATAAACAAAATCAAGAATTAGTAAATGAGACATTAAAACAACTTCAATTGGAACCAGGTACTATATTACATAGTGATCAAGGAAGTGTGTATACTTCTTATGAATACTATGCCCTATGTACAGAAAAAGGCATTACCAGAAGCATGTCCCGTAAGGGAACGCCAGCTGATAATGCCCCAATGGAATGTTTTCATGCCTCTCTAAAGTGTGAAACATTCTACTTAAACAGTGAGCTTAGAAGCTCTAATACCATTGTAATAGATATTGTCGAAAATTACATTGAAAACTATAATAAAGTTAGAATTCAACAAAAACTAGGCTACTTATCCCCTATAGAATATAGGAAATTAGCAGCCTAG